A genomic stretch from Limnobacter thiooxidans includes:
- the ubiG gene encoding bifunctional 2-polyprenyl-6-hydroxyphenol methylase/3-demethylubiquinol 3-O-methyltransferase UbiG: protein MSSTESNNVDHSELAKFSALASKWWDPNSEFRPLHEINPLRLNWIDERVGLKGKRVLDVGCGGGILSESMARRGADVLGIDLAEKSLKVAELHKLETGVNNVNYRVVSAEQLASEEQATFDVVTCLEMLEHVPDPAQTIQACADLCKPGGWLFFSTINRNPKSFVFAIVGAEYVLNLLPKGTHEYKKFIKPSELAQYARHAKLDFSEIIGLVYNPLTKVYRLARDTDVNYMVACRKPA from the coding sequence ATGAGCAGTACCGAGTCCAATAACGTTGATCATTCCGAACTTGCCAAGTTTTCTGCACTGGCCAGCAAGTGGTGGGACCCCAACAGCGAGTTTCGCCCCCTTCACGAAATTAACCCGCTACGCCTGAACTGGATTGACGAGCGCGTTGGCCTTAAAGGCAAGCGTGTACTTGATGTGGGCTGCGGAGGCGGCATTCTGTCTGAAAGCATGGCGCGCCGGGGTGCAGACGTATTGGGTATCGATCTAGCCGAGAAATCACTGAAGGTGGCTGAGCTGCACAAGCTGGAAACCGGGGTGAACAACGTGAATTATCGCGTGGTATCTGCCGAACAACTGGCCAGTGAAGAACAAGCTACCTTCGATGTGGTGACTTGCCTGGAAATGCTGGAGCATGTGCCCGACCCTGCTCAAACCATTCAAGCCTGCGCAGATTTGTGCAAACCGGGTGGATGGTTGTTTTTCTCAACCATCAACCGCAACCCTAAAAGTTTTGTATTCGCCATCGTGGGCGCTGAATATGTGCTCAATCTGCTGCCCAAGGGCACGCACGAGTACAAGAAGTTCATCAAGCCTTCCGAACTGGCACAGTACGCGCGGCATGCAAAACTCGATTTTTCTGAAATCATCGGCCTGGTGTACAACCCACTGACCAAGGTTTACCGCCTGGCACGGGATACCGACGTGAATTACATGGTGGCCTGCCGCAAGCCTGCTTAA
- the ompA gene encoding outer membrane protein OmpA: MKKMSTLTQVLMAMAIGTASTAAMAHTTDKGEGLSGYVVDASGKVVKDGSGECIRTSYFTAALAIQECDPDLIPKKAAPAPVAAPAPAPEPAPAAPTPVITKVSLEADAYFDFDKATLKQGGKDRIDAEITKLGQVDLNSVIAIGHTDSIGSDAYNQKLSERRAQAVKDYMVSKGVSADRIQIKGMGESQPVADNKSKEGRAKNRRVEIEFNATQKVMK; this comes from the coding sequence ATGAAAAAAATGTCGACTCTCACGCAAGTACTGATGGCAATGGCCATTGGCACAGCGTCTACAGCCGCTATGGCCCACACAACAGACAAAGGCGAAGGCCTGTCCGGCTACGTAGTGGACGCGAGCGGCAAGGTAGTTAAAGATGGCTCCGGCGAGTGCATTCGCACCAGCTATTTCACAGCCGCTTTGGCCATCCAGGAATGCGATCCTGACCTGATCCCCAAGAAAGCAGCTCCCGCACCAGTTGCAGCACCTGCACCTGCTCCTGAGCCAGCTCCTGCTGCACCAACTCCAGTGATTACGAAAGTAAGCCTGGAAGCTGACGCCTACTTCGATTTCGACAAGGCTACACTGAAGCAAGGCGGTAAGGACCGTATCGACGCTGAAATCACCAAGCTGGGTCAAGTTGACCTGAACAGCGTGATCGCGATCGGCCACACTGACTCAATCGGTTCCGATGCCTACAACCAGAAGCTGTCAGAGCGTCGTGCTCAGGCCGTTAAAGACTACATGGTCAGCAAAGGTGTATCAGCCGACCGTATCCAGATCAAGGGCATGGGCGAAAGCCAGCCAGTGGCTGACAACAAGTCCAAAGAAGGCCGTGCCAAGAACCGTCGCGTTGAGATTGAATTCAACGCAACACAGAAAGTCATGAAGTAA
- a CDS encoding amidohydrolase family protein, with translation MQLLTPQWLLCLNHSTEVLENHAVLIHNDVIEAVGPRDELLNQFPQAMRVDLPGQVLMPGLINCHSHAAMNLLRGAADDLALHDWLQTRIWPLEGELADAEFVYDGTVLAAAEMLQGGITTFNDMYFYPDQVVQAALDVGSRVFAGITVIEFPTRYAAEAKQYIELGIAARDKFLNEKTVHWTVAPHAPYTVSDDTFSHMAMLAEELDLPMHCHLHETPSEVSDAVSRSGERPFDRFERLGLINERLMAIHGVHLNHQELQTMATKGATLVHCPASNLKLASGIAPVAAALKAGVNVVIGTDGAASNNKLDLWEEGRLASLLCKGASGDATAFPAGQLLMSMTCNAAKALGAEHLIGRITPGLQADLIAVAVGEAAHQLPNHNLISKLAYSGASRDVRHVWVAGVQVVQSQQLVGQRAQLVGEIMRKTQRVWQTRVEKVG, from the coding sequence ATGCAACTGCTGACCCCCCAATGGCTCCTGTGCCTGAACCACTCCACCGAAGTGCTGGAAAACCACGCTGTTTTGATCCACAACGACGTGATTGAAGCGGTCGGACCGCGTGATGAACTGCTGAACCAGTTTCCGCAAGCCATGCGCGTTGACCTGCCAGGTCAGGTTTTGATGCCGGGGCTGATCAACTGCCACAGCCACGCAGCCATGAACCTGCTGCGGGGAGCTGCCGATGACTTGGCCTTGCACGATTGGCTGCAAACCCGAATCTGGCCACTGGAAGGCGAACTTGCCGATGCCGAGTTCGTGTACGACGGCACGGTACTGGCTGCAGCTGAAATGCTTCAAGGTGGCATTACTACTTTCAATGACATGTATTTCTATCCCGACCAGGTGGTTCAAGCTGCGCTTGACGTTGGTTCCCGCGTGTTTGCAGGCATCACGGTTATTGAATTTCCTACTCGGTACGCGGCGGAGGCCAAGCAATACATCGAACTGGGGATAGCCGCGCGCGACAAGTTCCTGAATGAAAAAACCGTGCACTGGACGGTGGCACCGCATGCGCCTTACACCGTCAGTGACGACACCTTCTCACACATGGCGATGTTGGCCGAGGAACTGGATTTGCCCATGCACTGCCATTTGCATGAAACACCGAGCGAGGTCAGCGACGCAGTCAGCCGAAGCGGCGAGCGGCCATTCGACCGCTTTGAACGACTGGGGCTGATTAACGAACGCCTGATGGCAATACACGGGGTCCACCTGAACCATCAGGAACTTCAAACCATGGCAACGAAAGGTGCAACCCTGGTGCACTGCCCCGCCTCAAACCTGAAACTGGCCAGCGGCATTGCGCCTGTGGCAGCTGCGCTAAAGGCGGGGGTTAATGTGGTCATCGGAACGGATGGCGCGGCAAGCAACAACAAACTGGATCTGTGGGAAGAGGGTCGACTGGCCTCCCTGCTATGCAAAGGGGCCAGCGGAGACGCCACCGCCTTTCCCGCTGGGCAACTGTTGATGAGCATGACCTGCAATGCAGCCAAGGCTTTGGGAGCGGAACACCTGATTGGCCGGATTACACCTGGCCTTCAAGCAGACCTGATTGCCGTGGCGGTCGGCGAGGCTGCACACCAGCTACCCAACCACAACCTGATCTCAAAACTGGCTTACAGCGGGGCTTCCCGGGATGTCAGACATGTTTGGGTTGCGGGGGTTCAAGTTGTGCAATCGCAACAACTTGTGGGACAAAGGGCACAATTAGTGGGCGAAATCATGCGAAAAACCCAGCGAGTGTGGCAGACTCGTGTCGAGAAAGTTGGTTGA